GCTGAGGTGCGAAAGGCtgagctggatgaatcccaaaccggaattaagattgccggaaaaaatatcaacaacctcatatatgctgatgatacaaccttgatggcagaaagtgaggaggaattgaagaaccttttaatgagggtgaaagaggagagcgcaaaatatagtctgaagctcaacatcaaaaaaactaagatcatggccactggtcccatcacctcctggcaaatagaaggggaagaaatggaggcagtgagagatttcactttcttgggctccatgatcactgcagatggtgacagcagtcacgaaattagaagacgcctgcttcttgggaggaaagcaatgacaaacctagacagcatcttcaaaagcagagacatcaccttgccgacaaaggtctgtatagttaaagctatggttttcccagtagtaatgtacggaagtgagagctagaccagaAAGAagactgaccgccgaagaatggatgcttttgaatgatggtgctggaggagactcttgagagtcccatggactgcaagaagatcaaacctatccattctcaaggaaatcagccctgagtgctcactggaaggacagatcctgaagttgaggctccagtactttggccacctcattagaagggaagactccctggaaaagaccctgatgttgggaaagatggagggcacaaggagaaggggacgacagaggacgagatggtgggacagtgttctcgaaacgactagcatgagtttggccaaactgcgggaggcagtggaggattggggtgcctggcgtgctctggtccatggggtcacgaagagtcggacaccactgaacgactgaacaacaaacaacagctggggaccccaGGTTGAGAAACTAGATTCTggcccaaacccctgcaatgcagctgccccatacgaggatcgaacctgcaaccatggcattATCAGCCCCACGCTCTAACCAGATGATGTAagaggccaaggtcccttcaccctcccctccaataaaatatttgagggggctgcggCTGCCTCCCCAAAACTGatagacattgccattcaaatggtgtgtgtgtgtggtcttgtCGTCAGTTTTGCGGGGTGCAGCTTAcatgccccccatattttattcaagttggcactcttGGTTCTAGAGTGCTTTGGCGTCAGTGCCGGATTAAACCCCGTGGAAGCCCCTAGGGAGTCGAAATCTCAGGGAGGCCCCCTGCAAACTATCTCCTAATACGTTCTGGATGCTACCAACCAACCCACAATTTTAATAAACCgatttcaagatcaaatcaatattatgtTGATACGTTGTCGCCTGTTTGGTAACCCTGGCACTGCTGCGCGTGGGTCGCGGCCACCGATGGAAACACAAAATCCTCTCCGCAACGCGAAGGGATAGTTCTGTCCGTTCCTCGGGGAAAAAACAAACTTGCCCAACGTGACAAGTTAGCAGCCATGCGATAACAGCAGCTCTGGGAATCTGCCAGCGCTTCCGGGCCCCACCCTGCGCTCCCGTCTCCCAGGATCCGTCTTTCAGCGAAAGAAAGGAGGAGCGCCGGGACTGgagggcgggtgggcgggcgaggggggggggaaggagggcgCAAGGCGAAGCTGCCGAGGCCATGTGCGCGCGGGCGGCGGGGCGGCGTCTATAAAAGGGGGCGCGTCCGGCACGGCCTCTCCAAACCGTGCGCTCCTGGCGAGGTGGCGACTGTTGCGCGCTGCGCTCTTACCAAGTTCATTGTCTGCTGGGGCGATGCGTTCGTGGGCGCTGCTGGTGCTGAGCGCGGCGGGGTTGGCTgccgccgctcctcctcctcctcctcctgctgctgctgccggttcTTCCAGCAAGGAGCGCGCCTCCAAGGCAGCCTCTTGGGACGAGGTGAACGTCTTGGCGCACGGGCTCCTGCAGCTGGGCCACGGCTTGCGGGAGCACGTCGAGCGCACCCGCGGGCAGCTGCGCGAGATGGGCGGCCGCCTGAGCGCGCACAACGCCTCGCTCGGCAGCCTCGAGCGCTCCGCCGacgagcagcggcagcagctgggGCGAGCGCAGCGCCTCCTCGACGGGCGCCTGGACGACCTCTCCAGCCGGCTGGGCGCGCTCGCCGGCGACCTGGCGGCTCACGAGGAGGCGGCGCGGGAGCGCCTGGGGCGCCTCGACGGGCAACTGCTGCGCCAGGTGGGCGCCGAGAACGCCAGCGGCAGCCCTCGAGGGAGCGGACAAACGGCGGAGCTGGGCGCCCTTCAGGTGAGTCCCCGAGGTGCTGCCCCAGAGGGAAAGGGAGCGGAGAGGAGAGGCATTCTGAATCCAAAAGGGGCTGAAGCAAAAGCACTCTGCACAGGCTCAGAGGTGCCTTTTACCTGGGAGCTATAGAGATAAAAGCCCTTACCTGTTCATAGTGTTTATCTTCTCGAAAATAAGGTGCTGGTGTAGTATTGGTACTCTTCTTATGGGCTAAGTGGGATGGGGCCAATTCTGTTACTTCATTTTGTATATCCCTAATTAGAGGAATGGTAGCCAGAAGTATTAAGAGTCTTGCTGCCCCACACATAATGGCAATTTATAGAGCCCTACCCCTATTCCAGAAGAACATGATGAACCGACTACCTAAAGGGAACATATATAATTTTCTGCAATGATTACGCCATTCACGTGCATAACTGGAACTCACCCATGAAGTTCTTGCAGTATCgggccacacttttaaccagtgcttttcttctacaTTAAAAGGTGCCCTTGAGTgtccccagaaaaaaacaaaacactgttcaAAAAGTTACCTGGGGTCACCCCCCTGAAGGATGGAGGTAGCCGCCCTATGGAAATAGAGACTGAGTGTGGAGGAGAGATAAACCCGGCTTTTGGTCTTGGCTTTCAAATTTTATGGGCTTTTATCTAGCCTCAAATGCTTTCTTGTTACTTTTCGGGTACCATGCAAATCTCTCGATGGAGACTTTTCCTAAGCAGTGCGAAGGGCTGTGAAGTGTAAATCGTTTGATTAATAAAAGGAATAGGTCgtgcatgcagagagagagaactagGGTGCCCCATAAATTGGCATTCGTGCCTCTTTGCAGAAGAGCTTTGTTTGGGCACCAGATACAATAGCGTGGAGGACACCAGGTCAGCAAAGGTTGAGATAAGACAGTATTTCcttagggcagaggttttcaacctttttgagtccatggctcccttgaccaactactgtctttctgcggctcccctgtggggctcaggggcCCAGTTATGTCGCCACTTGCCTGCAGAGCTAGCAGCTTCTCGCCCTTTTTTAAACACCCTCCTAAGTTGTGGATTGTTcccccagcctcctctcctctctcccttctccttgggagtcttctggtcagccgctgctgccacccctgatctctgagctgctcctctccctgccccaaagagaggtgcctcctcacactgccccacaggggcctgggaagcaccccctggcctgCCCCGGAGGCACAATTtgcctgcggagcttgtagccagggctgctgcaacaaacagctgtgcaatcctttgggaggcagagatgtgaaaggacatcagaggaaggagggaaggaaagagggacagaggccagtgttgcccatggcacccttGATCATCAtttaaggcaccccagggtgctatGGAACGCTGGCTGAAAACTACTGCTTTAGGGAACTGGCAAGAGGTTTGAGAGCTGAGAATCTGTCCCGAAAGGAGGGTGATATCTATCCTCTGGGTTTTCTCTCCCTTAAGAAAGTTTCCCGTTCATAATGATTTTTGCCTATGCTGGGTTTTCTCCATTAGCATCCTTTGGATTAGTATTGCTTATTAATTAATCAGTGTGTCTAATGCTTTAGTGAGTGCAAGAAAGTTCCCTCCTCCCAGCAGCATGCAATATAAAGCTGGACCGAGGGAGAACAAAATCTtgacagagggagaaagagaaaagagactcGGGATCTTAATATGTGGCTAAGGGGAggcagagggacccaggtggcgccgtgggttaaaccacagagtctagggcttgccgatcagaaggttggcggttcgaatccctgccatggggtgagctcccgttgctcggtcccagctcctgcccacctagcagttcgaaagcacgtcaaagtgcaagtagataaatagggaccactccagcgggaaggtaaacagcgtttccgtgcgctgctctggttcgccagaagcggctttgtcatactggccacatgacccagaagctgtctgcgaacaaacgccggctccctcggcctatagagcgagatgagcgccgcaaccccagagtcggacacgactggacctgatggtcaggggtccctttaccttttaaggggaGACAGAGGAGGGAAACTGAGGCACAGGTAAGCATGGgaggaatatgcagttgttgcAATCACACACCCTTAGGCTCCACTCCAAGAATTTATAAAACACGTAGTAATTTACTTGGTATCCAAGGAATATGAGTCTACATCCTTATCAAGCTGCGCCGTTTGCAGTTGCAGCAAAGAAAATCCGAGTGTGGACGCTAGCCGTTTGCAAAGGTGGTTtattaagtcagtgtttttcaaccttttttgggcaaaggcacacttgtttcatgaaaaaaatcacgaggcacaccaccattagaaaatgttaaaaaatttaactctgtgcctatattgactatatataaagtaatttttcaattttccccacggcacaccaggcaacatctcgcggcacactagcgtgccgcggaacagtggttgaaaaacactgatctaatggATAAAACAACGCCACGCACCCCActttagggggggaaataagCTGAATCGGTAGAAcatgagagtcttaatctcagggtcgtgggttccagccccatggtgggcaaaagattcctgcattgcagagggttggactggatgaccccacggggtctcttccaactctatggttctgtaATTCATCTTCGTTCCGCACTGTCAAAAATCGCATGTTGGCTGATCATTATCATCTCACCataatcatttattaaatttaccaGTCGCTTGTCACCCAGAGGCAACTTAACAGCAATATGTACTGTATACATACATAATACGCtatgggaaggggagggggaaaggttggaaATTGTACAATACGTCAATGTTATGTCAGTTTGTTTATTTGCCATATTACCTCCCTGCCTTGCATCACCAGTGTCAAGGGTGCCACAGTTTTCAGAATTCTGGTAAATCGGGAGAAGTGGCAAAAGAGGCAAAAATTACATATCATAGCTGGTGCCTgtcagaggaaaggaaagaaatagcAGATAACCACACATGTTTACTATAAGTTGAGCAAGCTAAAACGTCAGAGTAACCCGGGGAGGTTCCAATGTTTATTTCAATGTTGGTTCCCTTTTAAACGAGAGCGTGCATCTGCCGTGCTTTTGTTCACAATGCCCTATTGATAACGAGCACTAAATATTGATTGGCCTTGAGTGGGTTGGGCTTCTCCCCTGCCTTTGCAAGAATTCCCAAAGAAggagttaatggactatgcagaattggataagatgacaggaggaattcgaaaccggcgggaccaggaattcctgaaggattggactaaatttgagcaatacttgaaagacaattgtaaacgaCAAATTACGCTaataggtttacaagaagttttgtaaggttaattttaggaaatattacggagataattccggatggtaataattaatcactgtgataaaaagtaatagtgaagttggaaagaCAAGAAGAAAttgggaaatttgaaaatcttgagaagtggttgatggaagtcaaaaatatgtataggaGATGAATTTTGATTGATTTGTTGATCAATCAATCAGATGAatattattggatgtttaaaagaatgtatgtaaaatttaattaaaaaaaataaagctcagttggctttaaaagattaaaaaattcCCAAAGAAACTGGGTGCTCCCCATTGTTCTGCAAACAAAGTCAAAAGTGGCATTTCAAGTGTGGAGCCTTAATTTGCCAGGGGGGCGAGGCTTCAGAGCTTTCATTGGTTCCAGGCCCTTGTGCGAGACAAGTTCTCCTCTAGGGATTGCGAGTGACCTgctttgcaaggttgttgtgaggtcGAAGCAGCTGCCGTATTTCAAAACTGCAGCGTGTGTAAAACGCAGAGGTGTGTTACATTCCTGGGCTTCCACtgccatccttgaccattggccgtgttgactggggctgatacgAGTTGGAGTCGGATAACTTCTGCAGGGCAGTGCTAGAAActcatatatctatatctatctatatctgtgcgggtggcactgggggttaaaccacagagcctaggcaggggcgtcgctaggggggggggcgctgggggcggtacgcccccgggcgacaggggccacaagcggcgggtgggggcgacaagcggcgggtgggggcgacaagcggcgcccctcccgccactccccaggcaacgccggtcaccccgggagcagcagcgctgcacggatggggtgctccctcggccgtgcgctgttgctcctggggcgaccggagcgagcggcggcgcatgggggtgacaagcggcagcccctcccgccattcccaagcgctgccgctccctccgtcaccccaggagcaacagcgcacggccgagggagcaccccgtccgtgcagcgctgctgctcccggggtgaccggcagcgtggggagtggcaggaggggccggcgcttgtcagccccacgcgctgccgctggctccgtccccccgggagcagcagcgcacggtgtgtgcggtgctgctgctcctggggcaacggagcgaacggcggcacgtgggggtgacaagaggcagcccctcccaccattcccacgcgctgccgctccctccgtcaccctgggagcggcagcgcacggcccgacgacggagtgcgcctgcgcgcgcaggcgcactctgtcatcggatcgccgcttccacagcctccttttgagccggagagcttaaaagcgagctcttcggcttaaaagagggctgcagaagcggcgccggcacccccggaaacgccctgggggcggagcgtcatgacgtcacaatgtgatgtcacgacgccccgcccccggggcgtttcctttgccgccccgggtaccgcggagccttactccgccactgagcctagggcttgccgatcagaaggtcggcggttcaaatccccgcaatgacggggtgagctcccgttgctcggtccctgctcctgcccacctagcagttcgaaagcacgtcaaagtgcaagtagataaataggtaccactccggcgggaaggtaaacagcatttccgtgcgctgctctggttcgccagaagcggctttgtcatgccggccacatgacctggaagctgtacgccggctccctcggccagtaaagcgagatgagcgccgcaaccccagagtcgtccgcgactggacctaatggtcaggggtccctttacctttatctctatctatctatctatttctttacctatctatctatctatctatccatctatctatcatctatgctAGTTGCCAGATGATTTACAACGCTTTAAACATCGCATCAAATAATCCAGAAAAAAGCAAATtcaaggaaaacatttcagatccttctctgagCGACATTtcgctttccccatatttatctACCTGCTTAACTGATaaagctgccccatagcagaaggactCTGGACCATATTGAGTCTACAGCCGCCCCCCATTCCAACTCATTTAAAGCCATGAACAGGCAGGGAGGGGGTTATTCTTAACGCTAGGATTTTCATTTTCCTATTCCCCTCTTTGCCTCTGAATGGACGGCTAGGGCCCACCTGCTGAATGCGTGCCTTTGTTTTCAAATTTCAGAATTTGGTTAGTCGCCAGAACCTGAAGATCGAGGAGCTGTTCCACAAGATAAAGCAACAGCAGTACAGAATGGACAAACAGAACCTGCAGATCAAAAGTCTTCAAAGCAAGGTACGGCCTACAGTTCGGAATTCTGGTTCGGAgatgcactttgcacatgcccaAACGCACTTTCCTGCAGACTGAATTCCTTTTTAGTGGATTCCACAGCAGAATATATACAGgcgtacctcgggttgcgtacttttcgggttacgaactccgctaacccggaagcgcaacccgatgcGCGCgcgatttgtgcatgcgcagagcgtttttcgctgttttctggttttttcgctctgtgcatgcgcagaacgaattgttcgggttacgtccttttcgggttacgtactgtaacccggaacggattaagtacgtaacccgaggtaccactgtatgtatgtatgtatgtatgtatgtatgtacgttatagcataaggcaggcatggccaaacctggccctccagatgttttgggactacaactcccatcatccctagctaatgggacatctgatgggagggcgtttccacagggtgggtgccactactgagaaggccctctccttggTTCCCGCTTCTTGCAgtgggggaactgccagaaggcccttggagctggaccccgGTGCccgggatggagatgctccttcaggtatacagagctgaggccattgagggctttaaaggccagcaccaactcTTGGAATTATGCTTgaaaacgttgttgttgttgttcagtcgttcagtcatgtctgactcttcgtgaccccatggaccagagcacgccagacacgcctatccttcactgcctcttgcagtttggccaaactcatgttagtagcttcgagaacactgtccagtcatctcatcctctgtcatccccttctccttgtgccctccatctttcccaacatcagggtcttttccagggagtcttctcttctcatgaggtggccaaagtactggagcctcaacttcaggatctgtccttctagtgagcacgcagggctgatttctttaagaatggataagtttgatcttcttgcagtccgtgggaatctcaagagtctctctcctccagcaccatacttcaaaagcatcaattcttcggcgatcagccttcttgatggtccagctctcacttccgtacattactactgggaaaaccatagctttaactatacggacctttgcttggaaacgtactgggagccaatggaggtctttcaggactggtgttaaatggttctggtggccactcccagtcaccagtctagctgccgcattctggattagttgtggtttccgggtcgccttcaaaggcagccccacgtagagcgcatggcagtagtccaagcaggagataaccagagcaggcaccactctggcgagacagtctgcgggcagggagggtctcagcctgcgtaccagatggagctggtagacagctgccctggacacagaattgacctgtgcctccatggacagctgtgagtccaaaatgactcccaggctgcgcacttcAGGGGGCACGGTTACCCCATTTAGGACCAGGGAGGCCCCCACGTCTGGAAGGTGGATTGCATAGAAAGCAATGTGTAGGTCTGTTCAAATTGGTCATGTTGGGCCCCCATCCCATGCACAAACAAGTGTCTAatggtatttgaagaagtgtgcatgcacacgaaagctcataccaagaacaaacttagttggcctctaaggtgcttctaaggtgcaggtggcactgtgggttaaaccactgagcctagggcttgccgatcagaaggttggcggttcgaatccccacgatggagtgagctcctgttccttggtccctgcttctgccaacctagcagtttgaaaacacgtttgaaaataggtaccgctccagcgggaaagtaaacagcatttctgtgcgctgctctggttcgccagaagcggcttagtcatgctggccacatgacctggaagttgtacgccggctccctcggccagtaaagcgagatgagcgccgcaaccaccgAGTCGTCagagactggacctaacggtcaggggtccctttacctttatatatagggtgcctacattctgcatggattgGTTACATggtaacatgtgcaaatggctttaggtacctattaggtccatgaattaccatctagcatatattcaacacaaaaaacagtggcagtttgttgttgacaaaggacagctggacacataaagggccccattaccttcagtagcttagggcctcatcaaaccgaaatccGGCCCTCAACCTGGAGAAAATAAAGTTCGTTGCAATTGTGTTTCTGGAGCTGCAAGATCTGTGCAAGGGGACGCAGGAATTGTAGAGGAAAAGTTTCCACCCTCCGTCTCCGGCCACATGTCAAGGCACGAGACAGGGCTCTTTTCAGCCTGCATTTATCAACACAGAATTGCttttggtgtgtgggtgtgggtgtgggtgtggggggggaaatCGCATATAAATTGGCCCCTAAGCGTTCCGTCTTCCTTGCGAAAACAACTACAAACCTGATCTGCAAGATGTTTTGTTCAGTGGCTGCTGCAAAATACACCTCGTGGTTATGTAAGTGTTCCTGATGGGTTTCCAGAAATGCTGGCAAGTGGAAGTCTAGCCATGGAGAGGTCAGGCTCCACACTGGGGTAGCTGAGGGTTCGAATCCCGCTTCGCTCTCTTCTGCAGAAGCCCAGCTGCCTTGGTGCAACCGGTTTAGAAATCGCTTCGATGTTTCTAGGACTGTCCGGCAGATAACTTGCCAAAAGATTCCTTGATGTTAGGacactgtttctctctccctgcttctgcacttccttccttccttccttccttccttccttccttccttccttccttctttccttccttccttccttccttccttccttccttccttccttccttgttttttatttatacttttcaaacttaatacaatcaatttaacatttccaaattttgacttccttccccctctttctatggttccttaaatttattttttaataccttctgcatatccaagttCATTTAactttctcatttatttatctactgtcaatctcttataaaactgcaggttattaaatTAATCCTGTtgatgttcttatctgtttacaattgatctgtaaatattcagtgaacccatttccattcttttataaaaaggttTCTTAcgcttctggtaagtttcaccgTTTCTGCATTtttcataagtttttgtatctattcttcctttgctgggacttctgtatctttccacttttggggcaagtaacatttttGCCTCTGTAGTAGCATACGTGAATAATTTTCTACGccatttaggtagttctgtccccaGAATTTCCCAAAAGAAAAGGCTTCTTCACTTTCCACTTGCGCTCTGGAAGGTAAATTATATCTCCGTCTCATTCCCTCTTTTCTCTCCTTCCGCCCTCTTCCAACCCGCAGGTCAACATGCTGATTCCTTTGCACGTCCGAGAGAACGAAACGCAGGGTCCGAAATGGAAGGCGAGCGTTCAGAGAAGCGTGGACCGATCCGGCAACTACAGCCAAAGTCCCCGGCC
The genomic region above belongs to Lacerta agilis isolate rLacAgi1 chromosome 18, rLacAgi1.pri, whole genome shotgun sequence and contains:
- the ANGPTL4 gene encoding angiopoietin-related protein 4, with amino-acid sequence MRSWALLVLSAAGLAAAAPPPPPPAAAAGSSSKERASKAASWDEVNVLAHGLLQLGHGLREHVERTRGQLREMGGRLSAHNASLGSLERSADEQRQQLGRAQRLLDGRLDDLSSRLGALAGDLAAHEEAARERLGRLDGQLLRQVGAENASGSPRGSGQTAELGALQNLVSRQNLKIEELFHKIKQQQYRMDKQNLQIKSLQSKVNMLIPLHVRENETQGPKWKASVQRSVDRSGNYSQSPRPKSPVMPKFPASCHQLFLEGEQTTGVFQIQPPGSQVFEVFCDMTQDGGGWTVIQRRLDGSVDFDQLWEAYRNGFGNMSGDFWLGLEKVHQITKDGQFHLSIELQDWEGSSERIQFLFSLGGEDTAYTLSLLGPILGQMENAMGDFPQVPFSTRDQDHDLKGDANCAKHLSGGWWFSSCGHVNLNGKYFRSIPRQRHERKQGIFWKTWRGRYYPLKSTAMKIRPAEMGPAP